CCTGATCTGCTCGGGCGGATTCGCCGAGGTCGGCGGCGAGGGTGTCGGCTTACAGGAGGAGCTGGCGAAGATCATCGCCGCCACGGGTATTCGGCTGCTGGGACCGAACACCTCGGGATTCTTCCGGCCCGGCGAGGCGACGGTGAGCTTCGTGCCGACTGTCCGGCACATCGTCCCAGGATCGGTCGCTGTCGTCGCGGCCAGCGGCGGAATGAATCATGCGCTGTCGTTCCTGCTGTCCGAGCACCGCGTCGGCGTGGGGCTCGGCGTGGGACTGGGTAACTGCGTCGACGTCACCCATGTCGACGTGCTCGAATATCTGCACACCGATCCGTCGATCACCGCTGTCGCACTGCATATCGAGTCGGTCGACGACGGCGCGGCACTGCTGTCCGCCCTTCACACGGTCAGCACGGACAAGCCGGTGGTGGCGATGGCGGTCGGACGCAGCGACGTGTCGGCGTTCTCCGAATCCCACACCGGCGCCCTCGCGACCTCGTGGCGTACTACGCGTGCCCTGCTCGCGGAAGCCGGTGCCGTGGTGGTGGATTCGGAGCAGCAGCTGGTCGACGCGTTGGCGGTGCTGAGCCGCACGAGGCTGCCCGCCTCCGCCGCGCCGGGCATCGGTGTGGTCACCGCGCAGGCAGGCCCCGGCTTGGTGCTACTGGATCAGCTTCTAGCAGACGCGGTTCGGGTACCTACGCTCGCTGCGCCGACCCAGCAGCACCTCGCGCAGTTACTGCCCCCGATGACCTACCAGTCGAATCCGGTGGACACCGGCCGACCGGGACCGACGTTCGATGCCGTGCTCTCGGCCACCGCTGCCGATCCCGGGATCGATGCCATGGCGGTCTATGCGCTCGCCGAGCCCGATGCTGTCGATCTCGCCGACGCGGTGCTCCGCTCCGGGGTGCACGAGCGCATGCCGGTGGTGCTCGGCATCGGTGGACCGGCTTTCGCTGTCGCCGGAACTGCCTGTGCAGCAGCCGAATTAGCCGTCCCTGTACTGTCGAGTCCTTCCGCGCTCGCGGTCGGGATCCGGGCACTCGTAGCAGATGCGAGGGCTCGGTATCTGCACTCAGGAAACGGTGAGACGCCGGTTTCGCAACGCGCTCCGGCCTCCCTTCTCTCCTCTGCCGAATCCACCGGTGTGGATCCGGCCGGGACTCCGGCTCGGCCGCCCGGCTCGGCGGACACAAACAAGCCGGCCCCGGCTATCGCTCTGCCGGCCGACGAGGCGATCGCCAAGGATCTGCTCGACGCGCTGGAAATCGCCACCCCACCTCGGCGAGTGTGTACCGACCGTGCCGCGGCCCACCGCGCACTGACCGACCTGCCACTCCCGGTGGTGGTGAAGATTCTCGATCCCGCGGTGCTGCACAAGACCGAAATCGGCGGGGTACACCTGAACATTCGCACCACCACGGAACTCGACGCGGCGCTCGACGCTCTTTACGCGATCGGCGCACCCGCCTATCTGGTGGAGAGTATGGCCGAACCCGGTGTCGACTTGTTCCTCGGCACCCGCCGCGACCCGGTGTTCGGCCCGATCGTGGTTGCCGGTTCGGGCGGTACAGCGGCCGAGGCGATCGGGGATGTCGCCATCCGCAGCCACCGCGTCACCGTCGCGGGCGCGGCCGCCATGCTCGACGACCTGCAGTGCGCCGCCCTGCTGGACGGCTGGCGCGGCGGCCCGGTCCTCGATCGGGGTGAATTCGCGCGCATCGCGGTGACTCTCGCGCACTACCTGACCGACCACCCGGAAATCAGCGATATCGAAATCAATCCCCTGCGGCTGACCGCGACCGGCCTGATCGCGCTCGACTCGGTCGTCGTGGCCACGCAGGACCGGCTCGAAGGAGAGCTGCCGTGAACACCCGAATTCCCGTGTCGATCGACGGTGTCGTGCCCTGGCCCGACGACGTCGCAGCGGAATACCGAAGGGCAGGGTACTGGCAGGGCAGATCGCTGGCCTCCCACATCGCGGAGCAGGTCGCCCGCCGCCCGGATGACGAGGCCGTCGCGGACGGCGCGACCCGCCTGACCTACCGGCAGCTGTGGGATCGGGCCGCATCCTGCGCGCAGGCGCTGCTCGATCTGCACATCGCGCCGGGCGACCGCATCGTGTTGCAACTGCCGAACTGCTGGGAGTTCGTCG
The DNA window shown above is from Nocardia sp. NBC_01730 and carries:
- a CDS encoding acetate--CoA ligase family protein; the encoded protein is MTTTQISPADTSSMARARLDKLFRPASVAVIGASAVPGKLGSVMLEAVTYGGTGIRAVYGINPRLEGEGMHPSLRAATEFHAGPLDLAVLCVPAAATPDALREAADCGVGAALICSGGFAEVGGEGVGLQEELAKIIAATGIRLLGPNTSGFFRPGEATVSFVPTVRHIVPGSVAVVAASGGMNHALSFLLSEHRVGVGLGVGLGNCVDVTHVDVLEYLHTDPSITAVALHIESVDDGAALLSALHTVSTDKPVVAMAVGRSDVSAFSESHTGALATSWRTTRALLAEAGAVVVDSEQQLVDALAVLSRTRLPASAAPGIGVVTAQAGPGLVLLDQLLADAVRVPTLAAPTQQHLAQLLPPMTYQSNPVDTGRPGPTFDAVLSATAADPGIDAMAVYALAEPDAVDLADAVLRSGVHERMPVVLGIGGPAFAVAGTACAAAELAVPVLSSPSALAVGIRALVADARARYLHSGNGETPVSQRAPASLLSSAESTGVDPAGTPARPPGSADTNKPAPAIALPADEAIAKDLLDALEIATPPRRVCTDRAAAHRALTDLPLPVVVKILDPAVLHKTEIGGVHLNIRTTTELDAALDALYAIGAPAYLVESMAEPGVDLFLGTRRDPVFGPIVVAGSGGTAAEAIGDVAIRSHRVTVAGAAAMLDDLQCAALLDGWRGGPVLDRGEFARIAVTLAHYLTDHPEISDIEINPLRLTATGLIALDSVVVATQDRLEGELP